From one Gracilinanus agilis isolate LMUSP501 chromosome 5, AgileGrace, whole genome shotgun sequence genomic stretch:
- the LOC123249584 gene encoding LOW QUALITY PROTEIN: phospholipid scramblase 1-like (The sequence of the model RefSeq protein was modified relative to this genomic sequence to represent the inferred CDS: deleted 1 base in 1 codon), producing the protein MYNQGGQGFPQQPVGTFQGPPVHTGPGPAGFPVYQQPVAFSNQPQPGMPPPTQWIPAPPPMNCPPGLEYLTQIDQLLIHQQIELLEVLTGFETNNKYEIKNSLGQRVYFAAEENDFCTRNCCGSLRPFVMKILDHSNREVIQFERPLRCASCCFPCCLQKLEIQSPPGVPIGYVVQTWHPFLPKLAVLNEHQEEVLKIVGPCIACSCCSNIDFDIKSLNEDAIVGKITKQWTGFVKEAFTDSDNFSIQFPIDLDVKMKAVMLGACFLIDFMFFEKSGGGGSRAGVWQ; encoded by the exons ATGTACAATCAAGGTGGACAAGGGTTCCCTCAGCAACCAGTAGGAACATTTCAAGGCCCTCCAGTACATACAGGTCCTGGCCCTGCTGGATTTCCTGTCTATCAACAACCTGTCGCCTTTTCTAATCAACCTCAGCCTGGTATGCCTCCACCAACACAATGGATACCAGCACCACCACCAATGAATTGTCCACCTGGACTGGAATATTTAACTCAGATAGACCAATTACTGATCCACCAGCAAATTGAACTTCTGGAAGTGCTCACAGGTTTTGAAACcaacaacaaatatgaaattAAGAATAGCCTTGGGCAGAGGGTTTACTTTGCAGCAGAGGAAAATGATTTCTGTACTCGAAACTGCTGTGGATCCTTAAGACCTTTTGTGATGAAAATTCTGGACCATTCCAACCGGGAAGTGATACAGTTTGAGAGACCTTTGAGATGTGCTTCCTGTTGTTTCCCCTGCTGCCTGCAGAAGTTGGAAATACAGTCACCTCCTGGTGTACCAATAGGTTATGTTGTCCAAACATGGCACCCTTTTTTGCCAAAGTTGGCAGTTCTAAATGAGCACCAAGAGGAGGTGTTGAAAATCGTTGGCCCATGTATTGCTTGCAGTTGTTGTTCAAACATTGACTTTGATATAAAATCTCTTAATGAAGATGCAATAGTtgggaaaattacaaaacaatGGACAGGATTTGTAAAAGAAGCATTTACAGATTCAGATAACTTTTCAATTCAGTTCCCAATAGACCTTGATGTG AAAATGAAGGCTGTCATGCTGGGTGCTTGCTTCCTCATCGACTTTATGTTTTTTGAAAAAAGTGGAGGTGGTGGCTCAAGGGCAGGAGTATGGCAATAA